A window of the Bufo gargarizans isolate SCDJY-AF-19 chromosome 1, ASM1485885v1, whole genome shotgun sequence genome harbors these coding sequences:
- the LOC122933545 gene encoding uncharacterized protein LOC122933545 produces the protein MVGRFKKCQTFSGFLHGVFLLLTLSANCNSDLLHQTKAMLREMQQEAEELFNESFTEHDIPEDDCRRPYPNTTDSHKKSVIHRINESLLYFSKAFDVLLGRHDVSEYEHTVILTKERMKIKGLRSNLLTLLKQYNDSLENMLDPHMCKMLKTKFRLPNSEDIYGQKLECCQLINVYIDFLKVIHKIVLKLPSRRLRKHFFTNYMLI, from the exons GTTTCCTCCATGGAGTTTTCCTGCTGCTTACCTTATCTGCAAATTGCAACAGTGATCTccttcatcagaccaaagcaatgCTACGTGAAATGCAGCAAGAGGCAGAAGAGCTTTTTAATGAATCT TTCACAGAACATGACATTCCTGAGGATGACTGTAGAAGACCCTACCCAAACACTACTGATTCacataaaaaaagtgtaattcaCAGAATAAATGAAAGTCTACTTTATTTCAGCAAAGCCTTTGATGTGCTGTTGGGCAGACATGACGTGTCTGAATACGAGCATACAGTGATTCTAACTAAAGAAAGGATGAAAATTAAAGGACTCCGCTCAAATCTGTTAACACTTTTAAAGCAATATAATGATTCACTGGAGAACATGCTTGATCCACATATGTGTAAAATGCTGAAGACTAAATTTCGCCTTCCTAACAGTGAAGACATTTATGGACAGAAGTTAGAATGCTGTCAGCTGATAAATGTTTACATTGATTTCCTGAAAGTTATCCATAAAATAGTTTTGAAACTTCCATCTAGACGATTAAGAAAACATTTTTTCACCAATTATATGTTAATCTAA